In Frondihabitans sp. PAMC 28766, a genomic segment contains:
- a CDS encoding winged helix DNA-binding domain-containing protein, which produces MRPDEIARRRLTAQRVAGHGASSVAEVAASQLATQAQDLLGAEWALGLRSTTGEGNVASALVDGSVIRSWPMRGTLMIMARVDARWLTELLAPRAFAAAASVWRRDGMVKEDFDRAADIVRDALSGGPALSRPALLEAIGAAGVETGGGRGSHLLRQLAGETLIVFGPPQGTRQTFVLLDEWAPGAVRYERDDALRILATRYVAGHAPTTVPDLAWWSGLTLTDARRAVALAGDAVEQDAEGLLVPPGGAAQPPRRGDVRLLPPFDEILLGYRDRVASLAPEHFARVVPYSNGLFAPTLVIDGVVSGLWRRTLAGSGGVRIDLEPFAELSDVVRRAVERRAAEYGRYLGREATLAILP; this is translated from the coding sequence ATGCGACCGGACGAGATCGCCAGGCGACGGCTCACCGCCCAGCGGGTCGCCGGGCACGGCGCGTCGTCGGTCGCCGAGGTCGCCGCCTCGCAGCTCGCGACCCAGGCGCAGGATCTCCTCGGGGCCGAGTGGGCGCTCGGCCTGCGCTCGACCACCGGCGAAGGCAATGTCGCCAGTGCACTCGTCGACGGCAGCGTCATCCGGTCGTGGCCGATGCGCGGCACTCTCATGATCATGGCGAGAGTCGACGCCCGCTGGCTCACCGAGCTGCTCGCTCCGCGTGCGTTCGCGGCCGCAGCCTCGGTCTGGCGCCGTGACGGCATGGTGAAGGAGGACTTCGATCGGGCAGCCGACATCGTGCGAGACGCGCTCTCGGGAGGGCCGGCGTTGAGCCGCCCCGCGCTGCTGGAGGCGATCGGGGCCGCCGGCGTCGAAACCGGCGGCGGTCGCGGGTCGCACCTCCTCCGCCAGCTCGCCGGCGAGACCCTGATCGTGTTCGGGCCGCCACAGGGCACGCGGCAGACCTTCGTCCTCCTCGACGAGTGGGCCCCCGGGGCCGTGCGCTACGAGCGCGACGACGCGCTCCGCATCCTGGCCACCCGGTACGTGGCCGGCCATGCGCCGACGACCGTGCCGGATCTCGCGTGGTGGAGCGGCCTCACCCTCACCGACGCGCGCCGCGCCGTCGCACTCGCGGGCGACGCGGTCGAGCAGGATGCCGAGGGGCTCCTGGTCCCGCCGGGCGGCGCTGCCCAGCCGCCTCGCCGTGGTGACGTGCGTCTGCTGCCGCCCTTCGACGAGATCCTGCTGGGGTATCGCGATCGTGTGGCGAGCCTCGCCCCCGAGCACTTCGCGCGCGTCGTGCCCTACTCGAACGGCCTCTTCGCCCCCACGCTCGTGATCGACGGGGTCGTCTCGGGCTTGTGGCGACGCACGCTCGCAGGATCGGGCGGGGTGCGCATCGACCTCGAGCCCTTCGCCGAGCTCTCCGACGTCGTGCGGCGCGCGGTGGAGCGTCGCGCGGCGGAGTACGGCCGCTACCTCGGCCGCGAGGCCACCCTCGCGATCCTGCCCTGA